Within Paenibacillus sp. RUD330, the genomic segment CGAAGCTCCGTCCTGGACGGTAGATTTCCTCGATCTCCAGCCATTTGGCTTTGCGCTCGGCAGGCGTCGCCTCCGGATGCTCATAGACGAAATGCTGGAATTCATCCACGGAAACGCCGTACGGAATGAACGACAGCGCCGAATCGAGATGGTTGAAGCGGTACTTGTCCGTATCTTCCTTGAAGAACAGCTCCATCCAAGGCCACGCGAGGAATTCCATGCTCATGGAGTGGATCTCGGCCGCTTCCATCGTCGGCCAGAGGTACTCGGGAATGTCGAAGCCGCGGCTCATGTAGACCTGGAACGCATGGCCTGCTTCATGGGTCAGCACGTCGATGTCATGCGAGGTGCCGTTGAAGTTGGCAAAGATGAATGGAGACTCGTAGGCGCTTATATACGTGCAGTAGCCTCCGCCTTCCTTGCCTTTTTTGCTCAATAGATCCAGCAGCTCGCGGTCCGACATGAACTGGAAGAATTCGTCGAGCTCCGGAGCCATCTCCTTGTACATGCGGCGGCCGTTGTCGAGGATCCAGTCCGGATCGCCCTTGGGCGTAGCGTTGCCGCTGGAATAGTTGAAGTCCTCGTCGTAGTAATGCAGCGTATCCACGCCGATCCGCTTGGCTTGGCGCTCGCGCAGCTTGATGACGGCCGGGACGATATGCTCGCGGACCTGGCTGCGGTAGCCGGCGACCATCGCCGCGTCGTAGTCGGTCCGTCCGAGGCGGTCGTAGCCGAGCTGGACGTAGTTCTCGTAGCCGAGCTTGCGGGCGATGGACGTGCGGACTTTGACCAGATCGTCATAGATGCGGTCGATGACGGGCTCTTTTTCCGCAAAAAATCCGAACCGGGCTTCGCTGGCGCTGCGGCGCACCTCGCGGTCGGTGGACTGGGTATACGGAATGAGCTGGGAAAGCGTCAGCTCCTTGCCGTCGAACGGGATTTTGGCGGATGCGATCAGCTGGCCGTACTCGGTCTTGAGCTTGTTCTCCAGCTGCAGATCCTCGATGATCTCCGGCTTGAACGTCTTGAGCGACAGCTCGGCGATATCAAGCAGCTGCTTGCCGTACTTGGCTTCCAGCTCCGGGCGGAACGGGGATTCCGTCAGCGCCCGGTAGAAATCCGTCATATATTCCTGGAGGACCGGGCTGAGCTCATCCGCATATTCCTGCTCGGCTTTGTAGAATTCATCGTTCGTATCGACGGAATGGCGGATATAGACCAGCTGGAACATCGACTCGACATCGCTGCGGCTCTGGTTGAAGGCGGCGATCGCCTCGTCCTGGGCTTCGAAGCTTGACGCGCTGCGGATCGCGGCGATCAGCTCCTTCAGACGGCCGGTGACGGCCTCGCGCTCGGGGCGCTCGTAACGGTATTCGCTGAATTTGACTGCCAAGGAATCCACCTCTTTGGATAAAAGGATATGTACTGCATTCTATTATAGCGGAACCGGGAACTGCAGATCAGGGTTTTTTTGGATTTAAGCGAAAAGGCTGGGAGGGAGCGTTCGGCAGGGAAAGCGGCTTGCTGCGGCTGTAACCATCGATGAAAATATGGTATGGTTGGTCAAGCGAAAACGTTGGTGGAGGTAGCGGAAAATGAGCTTGCGCACAAATGGGAAAGAGCCGCGGATTACAGTCGCGGGCAGCCTGAATATGGACCTGGTCATCAGCATGGACCGGATGCCGGTCGAAGGGGAAACGCTTGCAGGCCGGGAGCTGCACACGCTGCCCGGTGGCAAGGGAGCGAATCAGGCGGCGGGAGCGGCGAGGCTAGGGGTCCGCACCGGCATGATCGGCCGGGTCGGCGACGATGCTTTCGGACGGCAGATGCTGGAGCAGATGCAGAAGATGGGCGTGCATTCGGAAGCCATCGGTATCCATGAATCGGCGCCGACCGGAATTGCTTCGATATACCATACCAAGGAAGACAACTGCATCGTCATCGTCGCAGGAGCCAATGCGGAATGCACCGGCGAGTGGGTGGAGCGGCACCGGGAGCAGATCGAGCAGTCCCATGTGCTGCTCGTACAGCTGGAGGTTCCGCTGGAAGCGGTGCGCCGCTCGCTGGAAATCGCCCGCGCGGCAGGCGTCGCGACGGTGCTCAACCCGGCTCCGGCACAGGAGCTGCCGGCCGAGCTGCTTGCCCTGGCGGACTATGTCACGCCGAACGAGACGGAATTCGCGGCTCTCTCCGGCAAGGAGCCGGCCAGCGAGGCGGACATCGCGGAAGCGCTCGGAGTATGGCAGCGCGAGGTCGGCAGCCGTGTCATCCTGACGCGCGGCGGCGCAGGCTGCTCCTTCCTCGGCGAGGACGGCACGCTCGTGACCGTGGCGGCCCCGAAGGTGAAGGTCGTGGACACGACCGGCGCCGGAGATACGCTGAACGCGGCCTTGTGCGTGAAGCTGGCGGAGCTTGCGGCTGGCGGCGGAAGCGCGCCGAATGACGGCGAGCTGCGCGATGCGCTGGCATTCGCCGTGCAGGCCGCCTCGCTGTCGGTCACGCGCTTCGGAGCGCAGGACGGGCTGCCTTCGCGCGCGGAAGTGGACGCGGCGCTTGCTTCCGCCCGTTAGGCGAGGGCAAGCACGGAGCGCGCGAGCGGTTGCTGCTGGGTTGTAGTTGCCCAGGCAGAAGCAGCTGCAACTGAAGGCGTCGTAAACTGCTGCCTGCAAGCAGACCATAGTTGAAGTCTGAGGACGTGTCCGCGATGCAGGAACAGCTGCCGGACTTTTATCGGACATACGATCCGTTATTTTCGAAAAAACCCACTAATTTTTAACTTATCGGACATAGGATCCGCTATTTGGCCGGAAATGAGCTGAAAACAGCCTTTCTACTCTAAATAACGGATTTGATGTCCGTTAAATTTTTTATAACGGTGATAATGGCCTAAATAACGGATCGTATGTCCGATAGAACGGCATAACATCTTATTGGCCTCCTAAGTTAGCCCTGTATCCAACTCGGAACAGCCGCCATGAACGATCGACATGAACGTACGCACGCATATGGTAGTCAACCAGCAAAACAACCACCGCGACGAACCGACGACCTTGAAGCGCAAAGCATGAGTTAGTTAGCCAACAAGATCATTCCCGCCATGAACGATTGACATTAACGTACGCGTGCATATGGTAATCAACCAGAAAAACAACCTCCGCCATGAACCGACGACCTTGAAGCGCAAGGACTTGAGTTGGTTGGCCAATCAGATCATTCCCCTCCAAGAAACATCAACATGAAGCGTACGAGCACATAATAGTTAACAAGGAAAACAAACCCCGCCTTGAAACATCAATGAAGCGTACGAGCCAAAGGTTAACCGTAAAATAACCTTCATTATGACCATCAGGCTTGATGATCATGAGCATGGCTTAGTTAACCAGCATTTATAAACCCCATCCTAAACCATCGTAGTTGAAGCGTACGAGCACCTAGCTTGCCTTTTTATTTAATTGCCATCTCTTGATCAAATTCCCTTAAAGCCAAATTTGATAGGACCGTATGCGTTTTGTGCCGCTCGCCGCTCTCAGCAGCTGCAAGGAGGCCAGCTTTGCGAGAATCCGCCTGGCGTGCCTGTCGCTGACCTTGATATGGGCTGCAAATTCAAGCGGACTGAATGGGCGCAGAATCCGCCTTGCATAGCGGAGAGCTTCAGCCTCGGCTGCCGTAAGGGAGGCCGACAAATCCGTGCTTACGAATTTGCCGATAAAGGCAAGGACCAGCTGCTGGCATTGCTTGGGCTCGTCCACAATGGACGGGTAGGCGATCGGCAGGAAGATCCACCCGTCCAACGCCAGCAGGCAGTGGCGTCGGCAGAGATCCTTGAAGCGCCTGACGTCCAAATCCCTTGCGTGAGGTCCGTAACCTTGGATTTCTATGCTGCCTTTGGCGTTTCCGGGTCTATAGGCCAAATCCAGGTACCGATAGCCGTTGGAGAAATCCCTGACCTCCCACTCGGGATACAAATGCTCAAAATGGCCGACGGAAGGAAACCATATCGTCCGCAGAAATTCAACGGTGCCATGTCCGAGCCCGCTTCCAAGACGCTCCTTCCTGCGGTGGTTTTCTTCTTCCTGGATGTTCTTGCTGAGCCAAGCCTCGTATTCCGTCTCGAATAAAGATTGCATAGCTATCACTCCCTTGAGATTGGTTTGACAGGTAGGATGCTGCCCCTCCAAGAGGCAGAAAAAAAGCCGCCCTGGCCGCAGCAAAGCTGCGGACCAATGGCGGCATGTTCCTCATGACCGGCTGGCGATATGGGGATGAAAATGAAGTGCGAAAAAGGGAAAAGCCCTAGCTTGATGCCGAATCAACCCTGAGTCGAATCAACCCTGAGTCGAATCAACCCTGAGTCGAATCAACCCTGCAGTCGAATCAACCTTGAATTCAAATCAACCCTGCAGACAAATCATCCCTGCAGCCGAATCAACCCTGTAGCCGAATCACCGTCTCATCCACCTAAACGAACAACGGAAGGACGATCGTCCGGTTGATGACCGCCGCCAGCTCCTCCGGAGAAAAACCGGTCTGGTCCCGGAGATGGTTCAGCGACTGCGGAGCGAGCGTCGAGATGAGCAGATGGGCGTTGACGGGCGGGCAGACTCCCGGTGCGGCAGCCCCTGTATCCACAGCCTCCTGGAGAAGCCCCTGCAGCGTCCCGAACAGGAATTGGTAAGGGGGAGACTCGAAGAAGGTCGAGATCTCCTTCTCGCATTTGCGCCCGGCGAAAATGGCGGCATAAATCGTCTCCATCAATTGGATATTGTTCATCAGATTCAGCACAAGCTCGCGGATGACGAGCGTCGCTCTCTCCTTCACCGCCAAGGAAGCGTTTGCGGTCAGAGAGTGGAGGACATCCTTCTGGAGGCGGTCGAAATAACCTTCCATCAGCTCCATGCACAGCTCGCCCTTCTGCGAATAGCGGCGGTAAAGCGTGCCTTGGCCGACGCCGGCCGTCTTGGCGATCTGATGCATGCTCACGGCGTCGACGCCGTGCTCGGCGAACAGGGCGCGGGCCGTTTCAAGGATCGACTCGCTAAGTTCCTGGGACTCCTTGCGCTTATAAATCGAAGACATGAACGTCACATCTTTCTATAGCAAAATAGCCGTATTGACACCCGGACAATTGTCCGCTATAGTCAATACGTTCATTCGCGGACAATTGTCCGCTGTCAGTCGGGGCATCGTTGCTCAGTGTCCATATTGTATCTTTTTGCTGGCAGACGGTCAATGAACGCAAAAAAAAGAGAAACCACGGAAACCGTGGAAACAAGGAGTGGGAAACCGGTGTCGAGCCAACCTCAAGCCTCGCCTTCCGCAGCTGCGGAAGTATCCATGCGCGCCATCATGGTGCCGCTGGTCGCCATCATCATCGGCATGTTCATGGTCATTTTGGACGGGACGGCGATGAACGTGGCGCTGCCCCAGCTGCAGCAAGATTTCGGCGTCACCTCGCTGACTCTGGTCCAGTGGACGGTAACCGGCTACGCGCTTGCCCAGGCAGCCGTCATT encodes:
- a CDS encoding transcriptional regulator; the encoded protein is MQSLFETEYEAWLSKNIQEEENHRRKERLGSGLGHGTVEFLRTIWFPSVGHFEHLYPEWEVRDFSNGYRYLDLAYRPGNAKGSIEIQGYGPHARDLDVRRFKDLCRRHCLLALDGWIFLPIAYPSIVDEPKQCQQLVLAFIGKFVSTDLSASLTAAEAEALRYARRILRPFSPLEFAAHIKVSDRHARRILAKLASLQLLRAASGTKRIRSYQIWL
- a CDS encoding TetR/AcrR family transcriptional regulator; this translates as MSSIYKRKESQELSESILETARALFAEHGVDAVSMHQIAKTAGVGQGTLYRRYSQKGELCMELMEGYFDRLQKDVLHSLTANASLAVKERATLVIRELVLNLMNNIQLMETIYAAIFAGRKCEKEISTFFESPPYQFLFGTLQGLLQEAVDTGAAAPGVCPPVNAHLLISTLAPQSLNHLRDQTGFSPEELAAVINRTIVLPLFV
- a CDS encoding M3 family oligoendopeptidase, which codes for MAVKFSEYRYERPEREAVTGRLKELIAAIRSASSFEAQDEAIAAFNQSRSDVESMFQLVYIRHSVDTNDEFYKAEQEYADELSPVLQEYMTDFYRALTESPFRPELEAKYGKQLLDIAELSLKTFKPEIIEDLQLENKLKTEYGQLIASAKIPFDGKELTLSQLIPYTQSTDREVRRSASEARFGFFAEKEPVIDRIYDDLVKVRTSIARKLGYENYVQLGYDRLGRTDYDAAMVAGYRSQVREHIVPAVIKLRERQAKRIGVDTLHYYDEDFNYSSGNATPKGDPDWILDNGRRMYKEMAPELDEFFQFMSDRELLDLLSKKGKEGGGYCTYISAYESPFIFANFNGTSHDIDVLTHEAGHAFQVYMSRGFDIPEYLWPTMEAAEIHSMSMEFLAWPWMELFFKEDTDKYRFNHLDSALSFIPYGVSVDEFQHFVYEHPEATPAERKAKWLEIEEIYRPGRSFDGNGYLERGGFWQKQSHIFHTPFYYIDYTLAQLCAFQFWKRSGEDFQTAWQDYLALCRLGGSKSFTGLVASAGLISPFEDGAVTSVIGQINGWLDSIDDSKF
- the rbsK gene encoding ribokinase, with the protein product MSLRTNGKEPRITVAGSLNMDLVISMDRMPVEGETLAGRELHTLPGGKGANQAAGAARLGVRTGMIGRVGDDAFGRQMLEQMQKMGVHSEAIGIHESAPTGIASIYHTKEDNCIVIVAGANAECTGEWVERHREQIEQSHVLLVQLEVPLEAVRRSLEIARAAGVATVLNPAPAQELPAELLALADYVTPNETEFAALSGKEPASEADIAEALGVWQREVGSRVILTRGGAGCSFLGEDGTLVTVAAPKVKVVDTTGAGDTLNAALCVKLAELAAGGGSAPNDGELRDALAFAVQAASLSVTRFGAQDGLPSRAEVDAALASAR